In Bacteroidales bacterium WCE2008, one genomic interval encodes:
- a CDS encoding lipoate-protein ligase — protein MRYLRNDSTDPHFNMAFDGFCLEKLPLDEPVFFLWRNRPSVIIGLNQSAFSEVNMDYLKDHGIALARRTTGGGAVYHDLQNLNYTIVGRSNDLERDYPGYLSLVVDALRELGVPAEVTGRNDIMVEGRKCSGFAKRVYKDRLMVHGTLMYNVDFEALTKALSVPGSKVEAAGIASVRSRVSNLKDYLPFDNIEEFQAAMQERLAAGDGEYVLSAEQLREIEREADSRFRTWEWNVGHSPKSDFYGRKKFSCGTVEASWSVKDGVVCSLVFGGDFLGNLPAGNLAEKIIGSRFDRTSFGERLSGLPISDYFDGLTPLELASLFF, from the coding sequence ATGAGATATCTCCGGAACGACTCGACTGACCCTCATTTCAACATGGCCTTCGACGGCTTCTGCCTTGAAAAGCTGCCCCTTGACGAGCCTGTATTCTTCCTCTGGCGCAACCGTCCCTCTGTCATCATCGGCCTGAACCAGAGCGCCTTCAGCGAAGTGAACATGGATTATCTCAAGGATCATGGAATCGCGCTGGCGCGACGCACGACCGGAGGCGGGGCGGTCTATCATGACCTCCAGAACCTGAATTACACCATTGTCGGCCGTTCGAACGACCTGGAGCGCGACTATCCGGGTTATCTCAGCCTTGTCGTCGACGCCCTGCGCGAGCTTGGGGTTCCGGCTGAGGTGACCGGCAGGAATGATATCATGGTCGAAGGCCGCAAGTGCTCCGGTTTCGCCAAACGGGTCTATAAGGACAGGCTGATGGTCCATGGAACCCTGATGTACAATGTCGATTTCGAGGCTCTGACAAAAGCTTTGTCCGTGCCCGGAAGTAAGGTGGAAGCTGCCGGGATTGCATCTGTCCGCAGCCGGGTTTCAAACCTGAAAGATTATCTTCCTTTTGATAATATAGAGGAGTTCCAGGCCGCCATGCAGGAGAGACTCGCTGCGGGAGATGGTGAGTATGTGCTCAGCGCTGAACAGCTGAGGGAGATAGAGAGGGAGGCTGATTCCAGATTCCGCACATGGGAATGGAACGTAGGCCATTCCCCGAAATCGGATTTCTACGGGCGGAAAAAATTCTCCTGCGGTACCGTGGAGGCTTCCTGGTCAGTCAAGGATGGTGTCGTCTGCTCTCTGGTCTTCGGAGGAGACTTCCTCGGCAACCTTCCGGCCGGGAATCTTGCGGAAAAAATAATCGGCAGCCGTTTCGACCGGACCTCTTTCGGGGAACGTCTTTCGGGGCTGCCGATATCTGATTATTTCGACGGACTTACTCCTTTGGAACTGGCTTCTCTTTTCTTCTAG
- a CDS encoding glucuronate isomerase (manually curated) — MQEFTNKDFMLTNDTARELYHESAEKMPIIDYHCHLVPQMIAENHQFADLTEIWLGGDHYKWRAMRGNGVPEEYITGNRSSWEKFQKWAETMPYTMRNPLYHWSHLELSRGFGIDRILNPGSARKIYEECTAKLQTPEYRGQALIRKFNVSVVCTTDDPVDDLRWHKQIAEHPFGTKVLPAWRPDKAMAIENPAAYRKYIDRLAEVSGVEIRSFSDLIDALQKRHDFFASMGSKLSDHGLDTFYADDYTQSEIDAIFRKVLDGKSADEKELSKFRSAMLYEFAVMDHASGWAQQFHVGAIRNNNTKMLRTIGPDTGYDAIHDLPLAASGHKMLDRLAREDKLTRTILYNLNPKDNEVLATMAYTFNDGSVPGKMQLGAGWWFLDQEDGMKKQMNALSALGLLSRFVGMLTDSRSFLSYPRHEYFRRVLCNLLGEDIENGKLPRSEMAFIHQMVKDISYNNADRYFGF, encoded by the coding sequence ATGCAAGAGTTTACGAACAAAGACTTCATGCTCACCAACGACACCGCCCGCGAGCTGTACCACGAGAGCGCGGAGAAGATGCCGATAATCGATTACCACTGCCATCTTGTTCCCCAGATGATCGCCGAAAACCACCAGTTTGCGGACCTTACCGAAATCTGGCTCGGAGGCGACCACTACAAGTGGCGCGCAATGCGCGGTAACGGAGTCCCGGAAGAATATATTACAGGTAACAGGTCTTCCTGGGAGAAATTCCAGAAATGGGCAGAGACGATGCCTTATACCATGAGGAATCCTCTCTACCACTGGTCTCATCTCGAGCTTTCCAGAGGCTTCGGCATAGACCGCATCCTCAACCCTGGATCAGCCCGCAAGATCTACGAAGAGTGCACGGCCAAACTCCAGACCCCGGAATACAGGGGGCAGGCCCTTATCAGAAAATTCAATGTCAGCGTAGTCTGCACGACCGACGACCCAGTTGACGACCTCCGCTGGCACAAACAGATAGCCGAGCATCCTTTCGGCACGAAAGTACTTCCGGCCTGGCGTCCGGACAAGGCTATGGCCATAGAGAATCCCGCCGCCTACCGCAAATACATCGACCGCCTGGCTGAAGTTTCGGGCGTAGAGATAAGATCCTTCAGCGACCTTATCGATGCCCTGCAGAAGAGGCATGATTTCTTCGCGTCCATGGGCAGCAAGCTCTCCGACCACGGTCTGGATACATTCTACGCCGACGACTATACCCAGAGCGAGATCGACGCGATCTTCCGCAAAGTACTGGACGGAAAGAGCGCAGACGAAAAAGAGCTTTCGAAGTTCCGCAGCGCAATGCTCTACGAGTTCGCGGTCATGGACCATGCAAGCGGCTGGGCCCAGCAGTTCCACGTTGGAGCAATCCGCAACAACAACACGAAAATGCTGCGAACCATAGGCCCGGACACGGGATACGACGCCATCCACGACCTTCCTCTCGCCGCCTCGGGCCACAAGATGCTCGACCGCCTAGCAAGAGAAGACAAACTTACAAGGACCATATTATACAACCTCAATCCTAAGGACAACGAGGTACTCGCCACGATGGCATATACTTTCAATGACGGTTCAGTTCCCGGAAAGATGCAACTGGGCGCAGGATGGTGGTTCCTGGACCAGGAAGACGGCATGAAGAAGCAGATGAATGCGCTTTCAGCTCTCGGGCTGCTCAGCCGCTTCGTCGGGATGCTTACGGATTCCCGCAGCTTCCTCAGCTACCCTCGTCACGAATATTTCCGCAGAGTGCTCTGCAACCTGCTTGGAGAGGACATCGAAAACGGCAAGCTTCCTCGCAGCGAGATGGCCTTTATCCACCAGATGGTCAAGGATATAAGCTACAACAACGCAGACAGATACTTCGGCTTCTAG
- a CDS encoding transcriptional regulator, LacI family, with protein sequence MTKRNLTIKDIAQLTKLSNGTVDRVLHNRGGVSQKSYNKVMKVIKDQGYEPNIHASMLAYHKSHTIAVVIPEYNKGDFWALYQPGLDKAAEYARTFNVKIEKVCYNQYDIEDFRKVCDKIIEMDPSGVIVAPMFKNETHNFTERLKDKDIPYVFTDSKLEQEGYMAYFGMPMYQSGYLCGYLLTEGKKVDDIAIIRIERDAQGQSDPTVNRRAGFVDYIMEHYPGCRISNVFINPTDPVKIDETLSAFFAENPEVRNIVMFNSRIHLIAGFLQAHGMKGYNVVGFDNLEQNINALKKGLVNTLITQHPEIQAYNAVKAIVDYLVLKKKPENRDNFMHMDILTKYNTEYY encoded by the coding sequence ATGACTAAACGGAATCTGACTATAAAGGACATCGCCCAGTTGACGAAGCTTTCCAACGGCACTGTCGACCGTGTATTGCACAATAGAGGCGGCGTTTCCCAGAAGAGCTACAACAAGGTGATGAAAGTCATCAAGGACCAGGGATACGAACCGAACATCCACGCCTCGATGCTGGCTTATCACAAGAGTCATACGATAGCCGTAGTGATCCCGGAATACAATAAAGGCGACTTCTGGGCCCTGTATCAGCCGGGGCTTGACAAAGCCGCCGAATATGCGCGTACTTTCAACGTCAAGATCGAGAAAGTCTGCTACAACCAATACGACATCGAGGACTTCAGGAAAGTATGCGACAAGATCATCGAGATGGATCCTTCCGGAGTCATCGTGGCGCCGATGTTCAAGAACGAGACGCACAACTTCACCGAAAGGCTCAAAGACAAGGATATCCCGTACGTATTTACAGATTCCAAACTGGAGCAGGAAGGCTATATGGCCTACTTCGGAATGCCTATGTACCAGAGCGGCTACCTCTGCGGCTATTTGCTTACGGAAGGAAAGAAAGTCGACGACATCGCTATAATCCGTATCGAGCGTGACGCCCAGGGACAGTCCGACCCTACCGTCAACAGACGAGCAGGTTTTGTGGACTATATAATGGAGCACTATCCCGGATGCCGTATCTCGAACGTATTCATCAACCCTACCGACCCGGTCAAGATAGACGAGACCCTGTCTGCGTTCTTCGCCGAAAATCCGGAAGTCAGGAATATCGTGATGTTCAACTCGCGTATCCATCTTATCGCCGGCTTCCTGCAGGCGCATGGAATGAAGGGTTATAATGTTGTAGGCTTCGACAACCTCGAGCAGAATATCAACGCACTCAAGAAAGGTCTGGTAAACACTCTCATAACCCAGCACCCGGAGATCCAGGCATACAACGCCGTCAAGGCCATAGTCGATTATCTCGTCCTCAAGAAAAAGCCTGAGAACAGGGATAATTTCATGCATATGGACATACTCACAAAGTACAATACCGAATACTACTAA
- a CDS encoding 2-dehydro-3-deoxygluconokinase: protein MARIITFGEIMLRLATPGYLRFSQTDTFNATFGGGEANVAVSLANYGMDAQFVSRFPDNDIAKACIADLRKHGVGTGLSIFGGDRLGIYYLETGAVARPSKVVYDRAHSSISEIQPGMIDWDKVFEGADWFHWTGITPALSQGAADVCLEAVKAANRLGVTVSCDLNYRKNLWKYGKKASEIMPALVEGCDIILGNEEDADKVFGIRPEGFDVTATEGKVNAAEFESVCTQLMKKFPRARKVIITLRGSINANHNTWGGVLYDGKTLFQSKRYDITHIVDRVGGGDSFMGGLIYGLLTYKDDDQKALEFAVAASCLKHTIYGDFNLVTVAEVENLMKGDGSGRVSR from the coding sequence ATGGCAAGAATCATAACATTCGGCGAGATAATGTTGAGGCTGGCAACCCCTGGCTACCTCCGTTTCTCCCAAACCGATACATTTAACGCCACTTTCGGCGGAGGAGAAGCCAATGTGGCGGTTTCTCTGGCAAATTACGGCATGGACGCCCAGTTCGTCAGCCGTTTTCCGGACAATGATATCGCAAAAGCGTGTATTGCGGATCTCCGTAAGCATGGAGTCGGCACGGGACTCAGCATCTTCGGAGGAGACCGCCTCGGAATATATTATCTCGAAACGGGTGCCGTAGCCCGTCCAAGCAAGGTCGTATATGACCGTGCGCACTCTTCCATCTCGGAAATCCAGCCCGGGATGATCGACTGGGACAAGGTGTTCGAAGGTGCCGACTGGTTCCACTGGACCGGTATCACCCCTGCGCTCAGCCAGGGCGCGGCAGACGTGTGCCTGGAGGCTGTCAAGGCTGCCAACCGTCTCGGAGTGACCGTATCCTGCGACCTGAATTACCGCAAGAATCTCTGGAAATATGGCAAGAAAGCTTCCGAGATAATGCCGGCTCTCGTAGAGGGCTGTGATATAATCCTCGGCAACGAAGAAGATGCGGACAAGGTCTTCGGCATAAGGCCGGAGGGCTTTGACGTTACTGCAACCGAGGGTAAGGTGAATGCGGCGGAGTTCGAGAGCGTATGCACTCAGCTGATGAAGAAGTTTCCAAGGGCCAGGAAGGTGATAATCACTCTCCGTGGTTCTATAAATGCCAACCACAATACATGGGGCGGGGTCCTCTATGACGGAAAGACTCTGTTCCAGTCAAAGCGTTATGACATTACCCATATCGTCGACAGAGTCGGCGGCGGCGATTCATTCATGGGCGGCCTTATCTACGGTCTTCTTACTTACAAGGATGACGATCAGAAGGCGCTTGAGTTTGCAGTGGCCGCTTCATGCCTGAAACATACGATTTATGGGGATTTCAATCTCGTTACTGTTGCCGAAGTCGAGAATCTGATGAAGGGGGACGGCAGCGGACGCGTATCAAGATAA
- a CDS encoding 2-dehydro-3-deoxyphosphogluconate aldolase / (4S)-4-hydroxy-2-oxoglutarate aldolase (manually curated), which translates to MARFNKIQVLQAMGSTGMVPVFYDSDMEVAKNVLKACYDGGVRAFEFTNRGDFAIDVFRQLELFARTECPEMILGVGSIVDAPTAALYIQYGANFVVGPYFNREIALLCNRHLIPYTPGCGSVTEIGDAHEVGCDLVKIFPAGNVGGPSFVKNVKAPLPWAQIMATGAVEPTEENLSAWFKAGVYCVGMGSKLFPKEAVASGDWKKISDLCRNALGVIKANR; encoded by the coding sequence ATGGCAAGATTCAATAAAATTCAGGTTCTCCAGGCTATGGGGAGCACCGGAATGGTTCCGGTTTTTTATGACAGCGACATGGAAGTCGCAAAGAATGTGCTCAAGGCCTGCTACGATGGCGGGGTAAGGGCGTTCGAATTTACAAATCGCGGAGATTTCGCTATAGACGTATTCAGGCAGCTGGAGCTTTTCGCAAGGACTGAATGTCCGGAAATGATCCTTGGAGTCGGCTCTATAGTGGATGCCCCTACTGCGGCCCTCTATATCCAGTACGGGGCCAATTTTGTCGTAGGTCCTTATTTCAACCGCGAGATCGCCCTGCTCTGCAACCGGCATCTGATTCCTTATACTCCGGGCTGCGGTTCCGTGACCGAGATCGGCGATGCCCATGAGGTCGGATGCGACCTGGTCAAGATCTTCCCTGCCGGAAATGTCGGAGGCCCGTCGTTCGTCAAGAACGTCAAGGCGCCGTTGCCATGGGCTCAGATAATGGCGACAGGGGCTGTGGAGCCGACGGAGGAGAATCTGTCCGCGTGGTTCAAGGCCGGAGTCTATTGCGTCGGCATGGGCTCGAAGCTTTTCCCTAAAGAGGCGGTCGCTTCGGGGGACTGGAAGAAGATTTCGGATCTCTGCCGCAATGCACTTGGAGTAATTAAAGCTAACAGATAG
- a CDS encoding MFS transporter, ACS family, hexuronate transporter — MTNWRWWICSLLFFATTVNYLDRQVLSLTYDEFIKPEFGWKDTDYGTITSFFSIFYAIASLFAGKFVDWMGTKKGYLISIGVWSFGAVLHAACGWGTAQIVSNTALTVSTISVYLFLLCRGILALGESGNFPAAIKTTAEYFPKKDRAFATSIFNAGASVGALAAPLCIPVLAKHLGWEMAFIVIGALGFVWMFFWTFMYSKPEESRKVNEAELAYIHQDDAERPEAEPAGDEKSIPFLRCFLYKQTWSFITGKFLTDGVWWFFLFWAPSYFANQFGAKASSPLGQGLIFTLYAIVTVVSIIGGYLPKFFVEKKGMQPYPGRMIAMLIFAFFPIAALFAQPLGMGLDNPWWPAILIGIAAAGHQAWSANLYSTIGDMFPKSAIASITGIGTMAGGLGSMIVQKVAGLLFTHAEEAGEAFSFMGFEGKPAGYFIMFCFCGVAYLVAWIIMKSLVPRYKVIEI, encoded by the coding sequence ATGACCAACTGGCGCTGGTGGATATGCTCGCTTCTTTTCTTTGCGACCACCGTCAATTACCTTGACCGCCAGGTATTGTCACTGACGTATGACGAATTCATTAAGCCGGAGTTCGGATGGAAGGATACCGATTATGGTACTATAACTAGTTTCTTCTCCATCTTCTACGCTATCGCCAGCCTTTTCGCCGGCAAGTTCGTAGACTGGATGGGGACTAAAAAGGGGTATCTGATTTCAATCGGGGTATGGTCTTTCGGCGCCGTACTCCATGCAGCCTGCGGTTGGGGTACCGCGCAGATCGTAAGCAATACGGCTCTTACCGTTTCAACTATTTCTGTTTATCTGTTCCTGCTCTGTCGCGGTATCCTTGCCTTGGGTGAGTCTGGTAACTTCCCGGCTGCCATAAAGACAACTGCGGAGTATTTCCCTAAGAAAGACCGTGCGTTCGCCACGTCTATTTTCAATGCCGGAGCATCAGTCGGCGCTCTCGCGGCCCCTTTGTGCATCCCTGTGCTTGCCAAGCACCTGGGCTGGGAGATGGCGTTCATAGTCATAGGTGCCCTGGGCTTTGTATGGATGTTCTTCTGGACCTTCATGTACAGCAAGCCGGAAGAAAGCAGGAAAGTAAACGAGGCCGAACTCGCTTATATCCATCAGGATGATGCCGAGAGACCGGAAGCGGAACCTGCCGGCGACGAAAAGTCCATTCCTTTCCTCCGGTGCTTCCTTTATAAGCAGACCTGGAGTTTCATTACCGGAAAGTTCCTTACCGACGGCGTATGGTGGTTCTTCCTTTTCTGGGCTCCGTCATATTTTGCCAACCAGTTCGGGGCGAAGGCTTCCAGTCCGCTCGGACAGGGACTGATCTTTACCCTTTACGCCATAGTTACGGTCGTATCGATAATCGGAGGTTATCTGCCTAAATTCTTCGTGGAGAAGAAAGGCATGCAGCCGTATCCCGGAAGGATGATAGCGATGCTTATCTTCGCTTTCTTCCCGATTGCCGCTTTGTTTGCCCAGCCTCTCGGCATGGGACTGGACAACCCTTGGTGGCCTGCGATCCTCATCGGTATCGCCGCTGCCGGGCATCAGGCCTGGTCTGCCAATCTTTATTCGACTATCGGGGACATGTTCCCGAAGAGCGCCATCGCTTCGATCACCGGTATAGGAACAATGGCCGGCGGTCTCGGATCGATGATAGTGCAGAAGGTAGCCGGATTGCTTTTTACCCATGCGGAGGAGGCTGGAGAGGCCTTTTCTTTCATGGGCTTCGAGGGCAAACCTGCAGGATATTTCATTATGTTCTGTTTCTGCGGAGTTGCCTATCTTGTCGCCTGGATAATCATGAAGTCTCTTGTACCGAGGTACAAGGTCATTGAGATATAG
- a CDS encoding putative methionine transporter, NhaC family: protein MNVSESKIKTGGFLALSPLLLFLVVYLGSSLLVGDFYRVPVSSAFLIASIYALFISKGRDIEKKMAVFSAGAGNRNVLMMIWIFVLAGAFANTAKDIGAIEATVNLALVILPGKLILAGLFIAACFISMSIGTSVGTIVALVPIAAGIAGQTGVGLPTATAIIVGGAFFGDNLSFISDTTIAATRTQDCSMSDKFRANIWIAGPAALVVAAIYVFLGLNLDARPEIGDISWVRLMPYLMVIILAVSGVNVIGVLAIGLGMNALIGLISGDFSWVGLLESIGSGIAGMGDLIIVTMLAGGMLEVIRANGGIDYIIRKLTVRIKSRVGAELSIAALVSICNLCTANNTIAIITSGHIAKDISDRFGLDPRKSASLLDTFSCVIQGMLPYGAQLLMASGLAGISAISIISRLYYPFVLAGFALLAIFFRYPHKYSRT, encoded by the coding sequence ATGAACGTGTCTGAATCCAAAATAAAGACGGGAGGTTTTCTTGCCCTCAGCCCGTTGCTTCTGTTCCTGGTTGTATATCTGGGATCATCCCTGCTTGTAGGGGATTTCTATCGTGTACCTGTTTCTTCGGCTTTCCTGATAGCCTCAATATATGCTCTTTTCATCAGCAAAGGGCGGGATATCGAGAAGAAGATGGCTGTATTCTCGGCCGGAGCCGGCAACCGTAATGTCCTGATGATGATATGGATATTCGTGCTGGCCGGGGCTTTTGCCAATACCGCCAAAGATATCGGTGCAATCGAAGCGACGGTCAATCTGGCACTGGTCATACTTCCGGGGAAACTTATACTCGCAGGCCTGTTCATCGCCGCGTGTTTTATCTCCATGTCCATAGGCACCAGCGTCGGTACTATCGTCGCGCTCGTCCCGATCGCCGCAGGAATTGCCGGACAGACCGGGGTCGGCCTTCCGACTGCGACCGCAATAATAGTAGGCGGGGCCTTCTTTGGAGATAATCTCTCATTCATTTCGGATACGACGATCGCCGCCACCAGGACGCAGGACTGTTCCATGTCCGATAAATTCAGGGCCAATATCTGGATCGCCGGACCGGCTGCGCTGGTAGTCGCCGCAATCTACGTTTTCCTGGGTCTGAATCTCGACGCCCGCCCGGAGATCGGTGATATCAGCTGGGTCAGGCTGATGCCTTATCTTATGGTCATAATACTCGCTGTCAGCGGAGTCAATGTCATTGGAGTACTGGCCATCGGACTTGGGATGAACGCTCTGATAGGACTCATTTCGGGGGACTTCAGCTGGGTCGGACTTCTCGAGTCGATCGGATCCGGAATCGCAGGGATGGGAGACCTGATCATCGTGACGATGCTCGCTGGCGGTATGCTGGAGGTTATCCGTGCCAATGGCGGTATCGACTATATAATCCGGAAACTTACGGTCAGGATCAAGAGCAGGGTCGGCGCCGAACTGAGTATCGCCGCCCTTGTCAGCATATGCAATCTCTGTACGGCCAACAATACTATCGCGATCATCACTTCGGGGCATATTGCCAAAGATATTTCCGACCGCTTCGGGCTGGATCCGCGGAAGTCTGCCAGTTTACTTGATACATTCTCCTGCGTCATCCAGGGCATGCTCCCGTACGGAGCCCAGTTGCTCATGGCGTCCGGACTTGCCGGGATATCGGCGATCAGCATTATCTCACGGCTGTATTATCCTTTCGTCTTGGCGGGATTCGCGCTTCTTGCGATATTTTTCAGATATCCACATAAATACTCAAGAACATGA
- a CDS encoding beta-glucosidase produces MKHFFPTVLAALAFSVMAPAQPYLDRSLSPEERADDLISRLTIEEKASLMMNSSAAIERLGIKQYNWWNEALHGVARNGSATVFPQAIGMAASFDDELIYEVFTAVSDEARVKNQMAVDSGKPIRIYQGLTFWTPNINIFRDPRWGRGMETYGEDPYLTGRLGMAVVRGLQGPDDSPVRKAHACAKHYAVHSGPESNRHSFDVSVSDRDLYETYLPAFKDLVTKAGVEEVMTAYNRVDGVPAGASDLLMNKILRDEWGFKGLVTSDCWAVADFYEPGRHGFSPDAVSAVAAAVKAGMDTECGEAFQFIPEAVSRGLLDEADVDRNLKRLLIARYRLGEMDGINPWNSLSADIVEGEEHRALSRKIAGETIVLLQNRGGVLPLAKDAKVALIGPNADDAEMMWGNYNPVPKSTVSLLDAFKERIPDLTYFKACGLLGEDVRPERQDNSFMNQLLTLSEQELSEVAKRYAISMQDIRAYAKRQELFNQSFSPMLDVDAVLASLEGIDIVVFAGGISPRLEGEEMPVHIQGFNGGDRTDIDLPTVQRTLLKALHDAGKKVIFVNFSGSAIGLVPEKESCDAILQAWYPGQEGGNAIADVIFGDVNPSGKLPVTFYKSVDQLPDFENYDMKGHTYRYFEGEPAFAFGHGLSYTTFKYRRARIKNGCLVVKVKNTGKRDGEEVVQLYVSRKGDKEGPIKTLRGFKRVFIPAGKTVTVSIPLTPETFEWWNGSEMTPLKGRYTLYYGGSSDKLRKKSYKLK; encoded by the coding sequence ATGAAACACTTTTTCCCCACTGTCTTAGCTGCTCTGGCTTTCTCAGTGATGGCACCGGCTCAACCTTATCTGGATCGCAGCCTTTCTCCTGAAGAAAGGGCGGACGATCTTATCTCCAGACTCACTATCGAAGAAAAAGCATCGTTGATGATGAATTCGTCAGCAGCTATAGAAAGATTGGGTATCAAACAGTATAACTGGTGGAACGAGGCTCTCCACGGCGTCGCCAGAAACGGTTCTGCGACTGTTTTTCCGCAGGCTATCGGAATGGCGGCTTCTTTCGATGACGAACTTATATATGAAGTCTTCACAGCTGTCAGCGACGAGGCCAGGGTCAAGAACCAGATGGCAGTCGACAGCGGTAAACCTATCAGAATCTATCAGGGGCTGACTTTCTGGACCCCTAACATCAATATATTCAGGGACCCGCGCTGGGGCCGTGGCATGGAGACATACGGGGAGGATCCGTATCTCACCGGTCGTCTCGGAATGGCCGTAGTCCGCGGTCTGCAGGGGCCGGACGACAGTCCTGTGAGGAAGGCCCATGCCTGCGCGAAGCACTATGCCGTGCATTCGGGTCCGGAGTCGAACCGCCACTCTTTCGATGTGTCCGTTTCGGACCGCGATCTGTATGAGACTTATCTCCCTGCGTTCAAGGATCTGGTGACCAAGGCCGGAGTGGAAGAGGTCATGACCGCGTACAACCGTGTCGACGGAGTGCCGGCCGGCGCGAGCGACCTTCTCATGAACAAGATACTCCGCGATGAGTGGGGCTTCAAGGGTCTGGTGACCTCCGACTGCTGGGCGGTCGCCGATTTCTATGAACCCGGACGTCATGGCTTCAGTCCCGATGCTGTTTCGGCTGTCGCCGCTGCCGTCAAGGCCGGTATGGACACCGAGTGCGGAGAGGCTTTCCAGTTCATTCCGGAGGCTGTTTCGAGGGGACTTCTGGATGAGGCCGATGTCGACCGTAATCTCAAGAGACTTCTGATCGCCCGATATCGTCTCGGCGAGATGGACGGAATCAATCCGTGGAACAGTCTTTCTGCGGATATAGTAGAGGGCGAGGAGCATCGAGCGCTTTCCCGCAAGATCGCCGGAGAGACTATAGTCCTTCTGCAGAACAGGGGTGGTGTGCTTCCTCTGGCCAAGGATGCCAAGGTGGCTCTTATAGGTCCGAATGCTGATGATGCGGAGATGATGTGGGGCAACTACAATCCTGTGCCTAAGTCGACGGTTTCCCTGCTTGACGCTTTCAAGGAGCGTATTCCGGATCTTACTTATTTCAAGGCCTGCGGCCTGCTGGGCGAGGACGTGCGTCCTGAGCGTCAGGACAATTCTTTCATGAACCAGCTGCTTACCCTGAGCGAGCAGGAACTCAGCGAAGTGGCCAAGAGGTATGCTATCAGCATGCAGGATATCAGAGCTTATGCCAAGCGTCAGGAGCTCTTCAACCAGAGCTTCAGTCCGATGCTGGATGTCGATGCCGTGCTTGCCAGTCTGGAAGGGATAGATATCGTAGTATTTGCTGGCGGTATTTCTCCTCGTCTCGAGGGAGAGGAGATGCCGGTTCATATCCAGGGATTCAACGGAGGAGACCGTACCGATATAGATCTTCCGACTGTGCAGAGGACTCTTCTGAAGGCCCTTCATGATGCCGGCAAGAAGGTTATCTTCGTCAATTTCTCAGGCAGCGCCATAGGACTTGTGCCTGAAAAGGAAAGCTGCGATGCCATTCTTCAGGCATGGTATCCCGGCCAGGAGGGCGGAAATGCGATAGCTGATGTCATCTTCGGAGATGTCAATCCTTCCGGAAAGCTTCCGGTGACTTTCTATAAGTCTGTGGACCAGCTTCCTGATTTCGAGAATTACGATATGAAGGGCCATACTTACCGTTATTTCGAGGGCGAGCCTGCCTTTGCTTTCGGTCATGGCCTGAGCTATACTACTTTCAAGTACCGCAGGGCCCGCATCAAGAACGGTTGCCTTGTCGTCAAGGTGAAGAATACCGGCAAGCGTGACGGCGAAGAGGTCGTGCAGCTTTATGTAAGCCGGAAGGGCGACAAGGAAGGTCCGATAAAGACTCTGCGTGGTTTCAAGAGGGTATTCATCCCGGCCGGAAAGACGGTGACAGTCTCGATTCCGCTTACTCCGGAGACTTTCGAGTGGTGGAACGGTTCGGAGATGACTCCGTTGAAGGGACGCTATACTCTTTATTATGGCGGCTCTTCGGACAAGTTACGCAAGAAAAGCTACAAACTTAAATAA
- a CDS encoding FMN-dependent NADH-azoreductase, which yields MKKLIVIDACVREGDSRTRRIAAPVIEALSKRYDIETIRLTEMEMAAVTPEIYADRGRGIVPQWASEAARKIANADRILIAAPFWDMSFPSALKVFIENVSLFDITFTDNGSTCVGLCHCEKVLYITTRGMNIPTGDPREQATPYLKALSTLWNIGKIITVARWNMDYSTPEEIEQKVGSAIEEGLKIAETF from the coding sequence ATGAAGAAACTGATCGTAATAGACGCCTGCGTCAGGGAAGGAGACTCCAGGACCAGAAGAATCGCCGCCCCGGTAATCGAGGCGCTCTCAAAAAGATATGATATCGAAACAATCCGTCTTACAGAGATGGAAATGGCCGCTGTGACCCCCGAAATCTACGCCGACAGAGGCCGCGGTATCGTCCCTCAGTGGGCAAGCGAAGCTGCCCGCAAAATTGCCAATGCAGACCGCATCCTCATCGCAGCCCCTTTCTGGGACATGAGCTTTCCTTCGGCACTCAAAGTCTTCATCGAGAACGTATCCCTCTTCGACATAACCTTCACCGACAACGGAAGCACCTGCGTCGGCCTCTGTCACTGCGAAAAAGTCCTCTACATAACCACCAGGGGAATGAACATTCCGACAGGTGACCCGAGAGAGCAGGCAACTCCGTATCTGAAAGCCCTGTCGACTCTCTGGAACATAGGCAAAATCATTACCGTAGCCCGCTGGAACATGGACTACAGCACTCCTGAAGAAATAGAACAGAAAGTAGGAAGCGCTATAGAAGAAGGCCTAAAGATCGCCGAAACCTTCTAG